TAAGAGGCAGTagtaaaggcttttccacattgttcacATTCATAGGGCTTTCCTCCGGTATGCATTCTTCCATGTATGTGAAGATGATGGGATGAAGCAAAtgtttttccacattgttgacatcCAAAGGGTTTCTTTCTAGTATGTGTTCTTCCATGAATCTGAAGGTCACCAgatctagcaaaggcttttccacactgcttacattcatagggcttctctccagtgtgtgttcttCCATGTCTGTTAAGCTGATCGGACttagcaaaggcttttccacattgtttgcattcatagggcttctctccagtatgtattCTTCCATGTTTATGATGCTGACGGtatgtagcaaaggctttgccacactgcttacattcatagggcttctctccagtgtgagttctttcaTGTATGTGAAGGTCACCAgatctagcaaaggctttgccacactgcttgcattcatagggcttctctccagtatgtgttttTTGATGTATTCTAAGTAATCTGGGATAAGCAAAGTCTTTCCCACATACCTTACATTTGAAATGTGCATTCCCCGTGTGTGTGATCCTGTGCTTTTGAAGACTTGTGTGTGAAATAAAAGTTCGACCATCTTGTTTACATTCATAGAGTTTCTCTCCAGAATGCGTTCTTTCATGTCTTCTAAATAAGGAGGAGAAatgaaaggctttcccacataccTCACATTGAAAAGGTTTACCTCCACTGTGTGTTATCATGTGTCTTTGAACACCTGGGAGAGAAGAAGAGGCTTcaccacattgttgacattcatagggttgCCTCCCAGTATGAGTTTCTTCATGTCTTTGAATGTCATTGAAACAACTGATGACTTTCCCACATACTGTATTTTCATGTGGTCTATCTCCAGTTTGGAACAACATTTGTGTGTGAACACTTTTGA
This window of the Marmota flaviventris isolate mMarFla1 chromosome 20, mMarFla1.hap1, whole genome shotgun sequence genome carries:
- the LOC139703014 gene encoding zinc finger protein 709-like, giving the protein MISVTFEDVAVNFTKEEWAFLDASQKNLYRDVMLEVLRNLASIGNKWEDKTTEDQIESSGSNLRHITSHSGHKYYKHEECEEKPCEFKQYRKSVVSLKSVHTQMLFQTGDRPHENTVCGKVISCFNDIQRHEETHTGRQPYECQQCGEASSSLPGVQRHMITHSGGKPFQCEVCGKAFHFSSLFRRHERTHSGEKLYECKQDGRTFISHTSLQKHRITHTGNAHFKCKVCGKDFAYPRLLRIHQKTHTGEKPYECKQCGKAFARSGDLHIHERTHTGEKPYECKQCGKAFATYRQHHKHGRIHTGEKPYECKQCGKAFAKSDQLNRHGRTHTGEKPYECKQCGKAFARSGDLQIHGRTHTRKKPFGCQQCGKTFASSHHLHIHGRMHTGGKPYECEQCGKAFTTASYLQKHERTHTGERPYECKRCGKAFTQSSHLHSHEQTHTGEKPYDCKQCGKAFARSSEVQIHGRVHTGEKPYECKHCGKAFARSGDFHIHERSHTGEKPYECKQCGKAFAASRQLLKHGRTHTGEKPYECKQCGKAFATSYQLNRHGRTHTGEKPYECQQCGKAYTTAFYLRIHKHTHTGEKP